The Cryptococcus neoformans var. neoformans B-3501A chromosome 4, whole genome shotgun sequence genome has a window encoding:
- a CDS encoding hypothetical protein (Match to ESTs gb|CF192542.1|CF192542, gb|CF191894.1|CF191894; HMMPfam hit to aPHC, Alkaline phytoceramidase (aPHC), score: 197.4, E(): 2.8e-56): protein MGAFDKLRGDQVSSGFWGEHTSTIDWCETNYSHSPYIAEFVNTLSNLPSFLIGLYGCYSVLKNGLRKRYALCYLGLSLIGVGSFGFHASLRWEWQLMDELPMIYVVSYAAYLVLDTLPGFEPRFGTIGPLILLAWDAFVTVSYICLPNPVYHQVAFAAILITATLRTIALMFDLPAGHPARRTIGIMMAWGIVTFATGFGIWNIDNIFCGQLRAIRSMIGPFGVLVEGHAYWHYMTGYGAYLIFTASILLHCLIKDDIKGYHIDGRWLPTVNHRPQVASKPESKDWKGTITPPEKLD from the exons ATGGGAGCCTTCGACAAGCTTAGAGGAGATCAAGTGTCCAGCGGCT TTTGGGGAGAGCATACGAGTACCATTGACTG GTGCGAAACCAACTATTCCCACAGCCCATACATTGCTGAGTTCGTTAACACTCTTTCCAATCTCCCCTCATTCCTCATTGGTCTCTATGGGTGCTACTCTGTCCTCAAGAACGGCCTACGCAAAAGATATGCTCTGTGCTATCTTGGCCTTAGCTTGATTGGCGTGGGAAGCTTTGGTTTCCATGCGAGCTTGAGATGGGAATGGCAGTTGATGGACGAACTACCCATGATCTATGTGGTGTCTTATGCCGCCTACCTCGTGCTCGACACTTTACCAGGTTTTGAACCGCGTTTCGGTACCATTGGACCCTTGATATTGTTGGCTTGGGATGCCTTTGTGACTGTTTCATA CATCTGTCTTCCAAACCCCGTTTACCACCAAGTTGCTTTTGCTGCGATCCTTATTACAGCTACCCTTCGCACCATAGCCCTTATGTTCGATCTTCCTGCAGGACATCCAGCCCGCCGTACTATTGGCATAATGATGGCCTGGGGGATTGTCACCTTCGCTACTGGGTTCGGCATCTGGAACATTGACAATATCTTCTGTGGGCAGTTAAGAGCTATCAGATCCATGATTGGGCCGTTCGGTGTACTTGTGGAAG GACACGCCTATTGGCATTATATGACAGGATACGGTGCTTATTTGATTTTCACGGCTTCCATCC TCCTCCACTGTCTTATCAAAGATGACATAAAAGGTTATCATATCGACGGCAGATGGCTTCCTACGGTGAATCATCGTCCACAGGTAGCTAGTAAACCCGAGTCGAAGGACTGGAAGGGAACCATTACCCCACCTGAAAAGCTAGATTGA
- a CDS encoding hypothetical protein (Match to ESTs gb|CF193022.1|CF193022, gb|CF193021.1|CF193021; HMMPfam hit to Nop10p, Nucleolar RNA-binding protein, Nop10p family, score: 74.3, E(): 3.2e-19) has protein sequence MHLMYTLDERGNRVYTLKKVTAAGKPTKSAHPARFSPDDKFSRHRVTIKKRFGILPTQLPCKPL, from the exons ATGCACCTTATGTATACTTTGGATGAGAGGGGAAACCG AGTTTACACTCTCAAA AAAGTGACTGCTGCTGGCAAGCCCACGAAGTCCGCCCATCCTG CTCGATTTTCTCCCGATGACAAGTTTTCCAGACACCGAGTCACCATCAAGAAGCG ATTTGGGATCCTCCCCACCCAGCTTCCTTGCAAGCCCTTATAA
- a CDS encoding hypothetical protein (Match to EST gb|AA051844.1|AA051844), which translates to MPVLQPRPLPSGGAAVAPSKPATTPLQKIERQYRKFLAKRYMTLMSRVALWIAVLLSLFSAFVSGDISKVPFAVLSSFPVFLSLAFLLRVRKSFITQPYRPSPRSSLIGLIVSSFWNQRVITLLFSYAVFSITITNVWFTLLGREDMTLFNSTPRHPWQLNESRFILTASNACLFLVAAARDILNDNLKADWPRERKPFAQAVKIALFDNVWGSSRIGFTFLWSISTPFAYCWLGLRSFIWQWVNWRLWGVAVRPFLGSFARSTSKTPGPWALLGPMLTLNMLTLLALQFPVKGLAAYTTQPIHFDEFYKKSPLSLEIYLITALKSQDPYYLQFTLMELLRVVSIPRHRKIFFDDISKSPSLISQLCQELLLQFGKVHNVLVNRGVTIQPQNTKSSPVAASGISTAHDERKISIRQADIFRPLAKPKSTFNLKSILDGPIQATAPSPVVKLGQAGTLAIKHVESVQDRVVGRIEGNPVGGAIVSEAKGARKGVNEWAGKEWGRRSVRSVLGEVLVAQRVIEILVILSIASIEEDTYGNVQQVLPAILEAIVRFREAIFALEVQLLAQTRLLGPAQSGAMDEVKKDLYVAIGSCDKAVKRIADTFGQSLSSFRFPPSVAYGLGEICKG; encoded by the exons ATGCCGGTACTACAACCAcggcctcttccttcaggaGGGGCTGCAGTTGCTCCCTCAAAACCCGCTACGACT CCCTTACAGAAGATAGAACGACAGTATCGG AAATTTTTGGCCAAGCGATATATGACCCTTATGAGCCGAGTCGCTTTATGGATAGCTGTACTTCTCTCGTTATTCTCAGCTTTTGTTTCAG GTGACATATCGAAAGTGCCTTTTGCGGTCCTCTCCAGTTTTCCAGTGTTCTTATCTCTTGCTTTTCTCTTGAGAGTTAGAAAGAGCTTCATAACAC AGCCTTATCGGCCGTCGCCACGCTCTTCACTTATTGGTCTTATCGTCTCCTCGTTCTGGAACCAGCGCGTGATCACTTTACTATTTAGCTACGCAGTCTTCAGCATTACCATAACAAATGTTTGGTTTACGCTCTTGGGTAGAGAGGATATGACACTGTTCAATTCAACCCC GCGACATCCCTGGCAATTGAATGAAAGCCGTTTTATCCTTACCGCTTCGAATGCTTGCCTCTTTTTGGTCGCTGCCGCCCGTGATATCCTCAATGACAACCTTAAAGCCGACTGGCCTCGAGAAAGG AAACCATTTGCTCAAGCTGTCAAAATCGCTCTTTTCGACAACGTTTGGGGATCTAGTAGGATTGGATTCACTTTCCTGTGGTCTATTTCGACACCTTTTGCATACTGCTGGCTGGGCTTGAGAAGTTTCATTTGGCAATGGGTCAATTGGAGATTGTGGGGAGTGGCTGTGCG GCCTTTCTTGGGAAGTTTTGCGCGCTCTACGTCCAAGACACCTGGTCCATGGGCGTTGCTCGGACCAATGCTCACTCTCAACATGCTCACTCTCCTCGCGTTGCAATTCCCCGTCAAGGGTCTGGCAGCCTACACTACTCAG CCAATCCACTTTGACGAATTTTACAAAAAGAGTCCATTGAGCCTTGAAATATACCTCATTACAGCTCTCAAATCTCAAGATCCTTACTACTTG CAATTCACTTTGATGGAACTTCTGCGGGTGGTTAGCATCCCTCGACACCGCAAGATATTCTTCGATGACATTTCAAAATCGCCTAGTTTGATTAGCCAACTCTGTCAAGAACTACTTCTCCAATTCGGAAAGGTTCACAATGTCCTGGTTAACCGGGGGGTCACAATCCAGCCCCAGAATACAAAGTCTTCGCCCGTCGCTGCTAGTGGCATATCCACTGCGCACGATGAAAGAAAAATTTCTATTCGTCAAGCCGACATCTTCAGACCTTTAGCCAAGCCTAAATCGACATTCAACCTAAAGAGCATACTTGATGGCCCCATTCAAGCGACTGCTCCTTCCCCTGTCGTCAAACTTGGCCAAGCTGGCACTTTGGCCATAAAACATGTTGAGAGTGTCCAAGATAGGGTGGTCGGACGGATTGAAGGGAATCCAGTCGGAGGTGCCATCGTCAGTGAAGCAAAGGGTGCCAGGAAAGGTGTGAATGAGTGGGCAGGGAAGGAGTGGGGGAGAAGGTCTGTGAGGTCTGTTTTGGGGGAAGTACTCGTTGCCCAACGAGTTATTGAGA TCCTAGTTATCCTTTCAATCGCCTCAATTGAGGAGGATACCTATGGAAACGTCCAACAAGTGTTACCTGCTATTTTGGAAGCCATTGTCAGGTTCCGTGAAGCAATTTTTGCACTTGAGGTTCAGCTGCTAGCCCAGACTAGATTACTTGGTCCTGCTCAAAGTGGTGCAATGgacgaggtgaagaaggaccTTTATGTAGCCATTGGTT CGTGTGACAAAGCAGTGAAAAGAATAGCGGACACTTTCGGACAGAGCCTTTCATCTTTCAGATTCCCTCCTTCCGTCGCTTATGGTTTGGGTGAGATTTGTAAAGGTTAA
- a CDS encoding hypothetical protein (Match to ESTs gb|CF194332.1|CF194332, gb|CF192881.1|CF192881, gb|CF192880.1|CF192880), giving the protein MFRQTSIRLASTATPARAVLRPKAAIRPSQPRYNGLRSVRRTYATDVPPPSQPSGGNGGSNGPMFLVLAAIVGLGAGGYYYLKPVRDVATITNQSINSMKDNASSLSDLAGYAKSMLPPGAFALYSHLSKQEGGINGFLSSLKDKDLKEVLEELKKAGGDDIKRIVEKVQKKVDEAKGNVEKVDWKGLAQDLKDELPESSQRVVDMMIGRIPDKAELENLVKKAKSIGDDQLKQFEEAANKVWQKVEQAKKDGKGQADALLTGLKEAAPADVDSLIKQLKDVAKKAGLPADTTEAWLKSKVEDGKVDADGLAKQVEGKLKTAAKFIPGEPKDLVQQIEQVSPSLAKLVSQALQQAGVSDEKGNKKV; this is encoded by the exons ATGTTCCGTCAGACTTCTATCCGTCTAGCTTCCACAGCTACCCCCGCTCGTGCCGTCCTT CGACCCAAGGCTGCCATCAGACCTTCTCAACCCCGATACAATGGCCTCCGATCTGTACGACGTACTTATGCCACTGATGTTCCTCCCCCTTCACAACCTTCGGGAGGCAACGGTGGTAGCAATGGCCCAATGTTCTTGGTCCTCGCAGCCATCGTTGGTCTTGGTGCGGGAGGCTATTATTATTTGAAGCCTGTTCGAGATGTCGCTACTATTACCAACCAGTCAATCAATTCCATGAAAGACAATGCTTCTAGTCTG AGTGATCTGGCAGGCTACGCCAAGTCTATGCTTCCCCCAGGTGCTTTCGCCCTCTACTCTCACCTTTCCAAGCAGGAAGGTGGCATCAATggctttctctcttctttgaaGGATAAAGATTTGAAAGAGGTCCTTGAGGAATTAAAGAAGGCAGGCGGCGACGACATCAAGCGCATTGTGGAGAAGGTGCAAAAGAAGGTCGATGAGGCTAAGGGAAACGTTGAAAAGGTTGACTGGAAAGGCCTCGCTCAGGACTTGAAGGATGAGCTGCCAGAGAGTAGCCAAAGGGTTGTCGAC ATGATGATCGGACGAATACCCGATAAGGCCGAGCTTGAGAACTTGGTTAAGAAAGCGAAGTCTATTGGTGATGACCAGCTTAAACAGTTTGAGGAAGCGGCAAACAAGGTGTGGCAAAAGGTCGAGCaagccaagaaggatgggaagggtcAAGCCGACGCTTTGCTCACTGGTCTCAAAGAAG CTGCCCCTGCCGACGTCGACTCTCTTATAAAACAACTTAAGGATGTTGCAAAGAAGGCCGGCTTGCCTGCCGACACTACTGAGGCTTGGTTGAAGAGCAAAGttgaggatggcaaggtGGATGCGGATGGATTG GCCAAGCAGGTTGAGGGCAAACTCAAGACTGCGGCCAAGTTCATTCCCGGTGAACCCAAGGACCTTGTCCAACAGATTGAACAAGTCAGCCCTTCCTTGGCTAAGCTCGTTTCCCAAGCCCTTCAACAGGCAGGTGTGTCTGATGAGAAGGGCAACAAAAAAGTGTAA
- a CDS encoding hypothetical protein (Match to ESTs gb|CF194316.1|CF194316, gb|CF191544.1|CF191544, gb|CF191327.1|CF191327) has protein sequence MTSSYDRKGTTGSFAIMVDVSTHIRRGHPAFMGALLLFAIIEGCITAYLVAQFNDDDTYPSHSYRDRLKFLVFTSWWTVVFAAAYMAAFLAAAGSFVSSIASHLAIWTVTWIFWLAAAASYTAALGGGMRCSVSDVAHCSSLVAAEAFAWIEWIIMTIFFIFLLTIAGAALRRGDRLSAELAV, from the exons ATGACGTCGTCGTATGACCGAAAGGGGACAACAGGCTCATTTG CGATTATGGTCGACGTC TCTACTCACATTCGCCGAGGACACCCGGCCTTTATGGGTGCCTTACTCCTTTTCGCCATCATTGAAGGATGTATCACTGCTTATTTGG TCGCGCAATTTAATGA TGACGACACCTACCCCTCTCATTCTTACAGAGACCGACTTAAGTTCCTCGTATTTACCTCCTGGTGGACTGTAGTTTTTGCCGCCGCTTACATG GCtgctttccttgctgcGGCCGGTAGCTTCGTCTCCTCCATTGCTAGCCATCTTGCCATCTGGACTGTTAC TTGGATCTTCTGGcttgccgctgctgcttcttATACTGCGGCACTTGGTGGCGGAATGCGATGTAGCGTCTCCGACGTTGCCCACTGTTCATCCCTTGTAGCGGCGGAAGCGTTTGCTTGGATTGAGTGGATCATCAtgaccatcttcttcatcttcctccttacTATTGCTGGAGCAGCTCTTCGACGAGGAGACAGGTTGAGCGCCGAACTTGCGGTCTAG
- a CDS encoding hypothetical protein (HMMPfam hit to CAP_GLY, CAP-Gly domain, score: 108.0, E(): 2.3e-29), which translates to MTSQEVPIDAKVQVSAGIGYVRWTGANPGFAAGKWVGVELFEAGGKNDGSVKGERYFECKPNHGVFVRPSQVRILEAPMPTETPRPQSTRPSATPSAHRLTSASSARAASPQKQPTTRSTAPPTPSQTLRVVSGSSSIEDVVPSTAPMTRRVSNSSSSRPSQGIFKRPPSVLDARALTIATEDIEHVAAHSIVSPPPGRISSPTRRVVSPTPSISQQSRTRSISSAFVAPPDPAALEQASTQPQSLSRPPSPDEEHTLSAQKRELEELRIKIRILESKKHEDQEKIRDLETRVGEADSLKAARVRLQAKFQEIQSSLLTAQRQARDLQSENSILETRAAEALDQLEMAALDREVAEEKAEAAEADIVKLGEKVAELEMEVAVLKEENAEYEKPVGGIEGERTSLAFVQLEKHNERLKEALIRLRDVSAEAERDHKVKITELEKVLTSQEDLISQLEFAEAKLANAESQVEDLKQQLDDALGAEDMLEQLTDRNLQMGERIEEMRLTIEDLEAIKDLNDELEEGHVEAEKQLNEEIEALTAQLRQERVRSGELDALVLDMETTINQFRDLVASLQSELETIRLQQITRESNITSTSKESQALMNLNLKLQSTAAKAQSKTIDLDLKKLEAYQLAEHLRIVQAYLPEAYHKTEEDSTTMFLFFNRVAAKVDLLINVISQIHGLPASLHGASSEALVGICELIGKLHHFSTLNRRFAAIMRRGTSEEWMGYGKFIGDVGGVESRVDVWLNGLKADEFNEGDCARDLGSLIAQFDHFAETTFNHPVLDTGEQQLGLAHLFDCDLDNFAAAVGFARQAIAALTSEGDIEVEVGDSSLEEGVYEPVQRILDLVRSVKIPSSKMVLQVKEIVQTSSAFQPEIELMLRDLTTSVSNVVDLAVQLAQRIGQHVSTLRNTKEPLRLSDIESFLQDVTAQSAIAGSNAHPWELIAMFVSKLGEDLNGTLPKIKEAAKDGKIVSLESTPPWLGRVASIKEAASHNADVEKQVVKLTEEVKDMLREIKIRDQSLQESGVKVETLERRLEASRKQADIIIELENDVAKARKQEKVYEDAIEQLQAEQDALEVENARLRKGQVQSTDRQGNGVSATPGFGGEPIIIGNGAGLESSQLAEQVESLKSAVRFLRSENALLKSRELYNDIHSLSALRYRSEPQMPELISSNAPTSPSSSESSLPTTPTHSPIRSLPMTKHIIGVESRILLHQMAKFQASTKIVDISNLGGKEGWRSRKNAPELQYREWKKKEKRLEKKLEGLVGRSKGLSGL; encoded by the exons ATGACATCCCAAGAAGTGCCCATAGACGCTAAAGTTCAAGTCTCGGCGGGCATAGGCTATGTGCGTTGGACTGGCGCGAATCCTGGATTTGCAGCTGGCAAGTGGGTCGGTGTCGAGCT GTTCGAAGCAGGAGGTAAAAATGATGGTTCAGTAAAGGGTGAGAGATACTTTGAATGTAAGCCGAATCATGGTGTGTTCGTGAGACCAAGTCAAGTCAGGATATTAGAGGCGCCAATGCCCACAGAAACA CCGCGTCCACAATCAACAAGACCCTCTGCTACGCCTTCGGCACACCGGCTAACATCCGCTTCGTCGGCTCGGGCGGCTTCACCACAAAAACAACCAACCACGCGCTCGACAGCACCACCTACCCCTTCTCAGACATTGCGAGTTGTGTCAGGCTCCTCATCAATAGAAGATGTCGTACCCTCCACAGCCCCAATGACAAGACGAGTTTCgaattcttcatcttcaagaccATCGCAAGGGATTTTCAAACGACCGCCGTCAGTATTGGATGCGAGAGCTCTGACTATTGCTACGGAAGATATAGAGCATGTGGCCGCACATTCAATAGTCTCCCCCCCTCCAGGAAGGATATCCTCACCCACGCGACGAGTGGTTTCCCCAACACCAAGCATTTCTCAACAAAGTCGAACGCGGTCCATATCATCTGCTTTCGTAGCTCCTCCGGATCCGGCAGCCCTTGAGCAGGCCAGTACGCAACCGCAATCATTGTCGAGACCACCCTCACCTGATGAGGAACATACTTTATCCGCTCAAAAACGAGAGCTAGAGGAACTTCGTATCAAGATTCGAATACTGGAAAGCAAGAAACACgaagatcaagaaaaaATTCGAGATTTGGAGACCCGAGTTGGCGAAGCAGACTCTTTGAAAGCAGCTCGTGTGCGCTTGCAAG CCAAATTCCAAGAAATCCAATCATCTCTCCTCACGGCCCAACGTCAGGCACGCGATCTCCAATCTGAAAATTCCATCCTTGAGACTCGAGCAGCTGAAGCTCTTGATCAACTCGAAATGGCGGCCTTGGACAGGGAAGTGGCTGAGGAGAAAGCTGAGGCTGCTGAAGCGGACATTGTAAAATTGGGCGAAAAGGTGGCGGAACTTGAAATGGAGGTCGCTGTCttaaaagaagaaaacg CGGAATACGAAAAACCGGTGGGTGGTATAGAGGGAGAGCGAACGAGTCTAGCCTTTGTGCAGCTTGAAAAGCACAATGAGCGCTTGAAGGAGGCTCTTATAAG ATTACGCGACGTCTCCGCTGAGGCGGAAAGGGATCATAAGGTCAAAATAACCGAGCTTGAGAAAGTGCTCACCTCCCAGGAGGACCTTATCAGTCAACTCGAATTCGCTGAGGCAAAACTTGCCAACGCTGAATCCCAAGTTGAGGACCTGAAGCAACAGCTTGATGACGCCCTTGGCGCCGAAGACATGCTCGAGCAGCTTACTGATCGCAATCTTCAAATGGGCGAGCGTATTGAGGAGATGCGTCTAACGATAGAAGATCTGGAGGCCATAAAGGACTTGAACGATGAACTTGAGGAGGGTCATGTAGAAGCTGAAAAACAGTTgaatgaggagattgaggcgTTGACCGCCCAATTACGGCAGGAAAGGGTGAGATCAGGAGAATTGGATGCGCTTGTTCTGGATATGGAGACTACGATCAATCAATTTAGGGACCTTGTCGCAAGCTTGCAAAG CGAACTTGAAACTATCCGTTTACAACAGATTACTCGAGAATCTAATATCACCAGCACATCCAAAGAATCCCAGGCTCTCATGAACCTCAATCTCAAACTTCAGTCAACCGCAGCTAAGGCCCAATCGAAGACCATTGACTTGGATCTCAAGAAGTTGGAAGCATATCAACTTGCCGAGCATCTGCGTATCGTTCAAGCCTATCTACCGGAAGCTTACCATaaaacagaagaagattcaaCTACTATGTTCTTGTTTTTCAATCGTGTTGCCGCCAAGGTGGATCTGTTGATCAACGTCATCTCTCAAATTCACGGTCTTCCAGCAAGTTTGCATGGAGCTTCCTCTGAAGCCCTCGTCGGTATTTGCGAGCTCATAGGTAAACTGCACCACTTCTCGACCCTCAATAGGCGATTCGCAGCTATAATGCGCCGAGGAACAAGTGAGGAGTGGATGGGTTATGGCAAGTTTATTGGTGACGTAGGGGGAGTCGAATCTAGAGTCGATGTATGGCTGAACGGATTGAAGGCCGACGAGTTCAACGAAGGGGATTGCGCGAGGGATCTTGGAAG TTTGATTGCTCAATTCGATCATTTTGCTGAAACCACTTTCAACCATCCGGTCCTCGATACTGGCGAGCAGCAGCTAGGTTTGGCGCATTTATTTGATTGTGACCTCGATAATTTCGCCGCTGCTGTTGGATTTGCCAGACAGGCTATTGCAGCATTGACTTCCGAAGGAG ATATTGAGGTTGAAGTGGGAGACTCGTCccttgaggaaggagtCTATGAACCTGTTCAGAGGATATTAGACCTTGTGAGGAGCGTCAAAATCCCATCTAG CAAAATGGTGTTGCAAGTCAAGGAGATCGTTCAGACTTCTTCGGCCTTTCAACCTGAAATCGAATTGATGCTTCGAGATTTGACCACATCTGTTTCTAATGTTGTAGACCTTGCTGTACAG CTTGCACAAAGAATCGGTCAGCACGTTTCCACTTTGCGAAATACCAAAGAGCCTCTTCGCTTGTCCGACATAGAATCATTCCTGCAGGATGTCACCGCCCAATCTGCTATCGCCGGTTCAAACGCACATCCGTGGGAATTGATTGCTATGTTTGTCTCAAAACTCGGGGAAGATCTGAATGGAACGTTACCGAAGATTAAAGAAGCTGCAAAGGACGGGAAGATAGTCTCTT TGGAATCAACGCCTCCTTGGCTCGGAAGGGTTGCTTCTATTAAAGAAGCCGCTTCACACAATGCTGATGTTGAAAAGCAAGTGGTAAAGCTTACCGAAGAGGTGAAGGATATGCTGAGAGAAATCAAAATAAGG GATCAAAGTCTGCAAGAGTCTGGAGTCAAAGTGGAAACCttggaaagaagattggaggCTTCGCGCAAACAG GCCGATATCATTATCGAGCTGGAGAATGATGTTGCCAAGGCGAGGAAGCAGGAGAAAGTTTACGAAGATGCCATTGAGCAGTTACAAGCTGAGCAGGATGCATTGGAGGTCGAGAATGCCAGGCTTCGAAAGGGGCAAGTGCAAAGCACGGACAGGCAAG GAAACGGTGTATCCGCGACACctggatttggaggagaaCCAATAATAATAGGTAATGGTGCGGGCCTTGAATCATCCCAGCTGGCCGAACAGGTTGAGAGCCTCAAGAGCGCTGTTCGCTTCTTGCGCTCCGAGAATGCCCTGCTTAAATCTAGGGAGCTCTACAATGACATCCACTCGTTGTCTGCCTTGCGATACCGCTCTGAGCCCCAAATGCCTGAGCTTATCTCCTCCAATGCTCCCACTTCTCCTTCTAGCTCAGAATCATCCCTACCGACCACACCTACCCACTCTCCTATCCGATCTTTACCAATGACGAAGCACATCATTGGGGTGGAATCGCgcattcttctccatcaaatGGCAAAGTTTCAAGCAAGTACAAAGATTGTAGACATTTCGAACCtaggagggaaagaaggctgGAGAAGTAGAAAGAATGCGCCTGAGTTACAATACAGAgagtggaagaaaaaggagaagaggttggAAAAGAAACTCGAAGGATTAGTTGGGAGATCGAAGGGACTAAGTGGATTGTAA
- a CDS encoding hypothetical protein (Match to ESTs gb|CF188252.1|CF188252, gb|CF188251.1|CF188251, gb|CF186396.1|CF186396), with translation MYIPNVQNVIAAGLALTGAYTSTVSSGKILDYAVEKCIDKEGNHRCSKPFPVTKSTCYEIKWTTDGKISHTTAEVRDAGSNEIVFYRDTNGEWTPEKNELVYVDFKPKVWGQGNNTVEYEVITCK, from the exons ATGTACATCCCCAACGTTCAAAACGTCATTGCTGCGGGTCTCGCTCTCACCGGTGCTTACA CAAGCACCGTGTCATCTGGTAAAATTCTAGACTATGCCGTAGAAAAGTGCATCGACAAAGAGGGCAATCATCGATGCTCCAAACCTTTCCCCGTTACCAAGTCAACCTGTTATGAAATCAAGTGGACCACCGACGGCAAAATCTCTCACACCACTGCCGAAGTCAGAGATGCCGGAAGCAACGAAATTGTGTTTTACCGAGACACCAATGGCGAATGGACCCCTGAAAAGAACGAG CTCGTCTACGTCGATTTTAAACCCAAAGTATGGGGACAGGGCAACAACACTGTCGAGTATGAGGTTATAACCTGCAAGTAA